A stretch of DNA from Methanofollis sp.:
GCCTGCGGCGTCGAGCACGTCATCGTCTCCTTCGAGGACTTCTGCGGCAGCACCCTCGACACTCTCGTGCGCGACCTCCCCCTGCATCCCTGCACCATCTGCGGGGTGTTGCGCCGCCGCCTCCTCCAGAACGCGGCCCGCGACCTCGGGGCGACGCGCCTTGCGACAGGCCACTGCCTCGACGACGAGGTGCAGTCGGCCCTGATGAACATCCTGAACGGCGACGTCAGGCGGATCATGCGGACCGGCGTCCCCGACACGGGCGCGTTCGTCCCGCGGATCAAGCCCCTCAGAAATATCCCGGAGAAAGAAGTGACAATGTACGGGATCGTGCAGGGGATCTACACGCCCCTCCCCGAGTGCCCGTACGCCGGGGAGGCCCTGCGGTCCGACGTGCGCCACCTCCTCTCCACCCTCGAATACCGCCACCCCGGCACGATGGTGCGGCTGATGGAGGGGTACGACCGCCTGCGGGAGAGGGTCGGCGGCTGCGTGGAGGCGGAGGGGGTATCGTACTGCCCCGACTGCGGCGAACCGAGCACGGGCGGCCTCTGCCGCGCCTGCGAACTCCTCAGGGATCTCAGGACGCGGTGACTACATCCCGCACTGGCTGTCCCCTTCGCGCAGCTGCATGCAGATGCCGCAGATCCGTTTCCCGAGGTCCTCGACCTTTCCGTCCTTCAGGTCGACGGCAAGGGACCGGATCGACTCCTTCACCTCGTCCTCGAAGACGATCCTGTAGCCCCGCTTCCCGGAGATGTACTGCGAGACCGCGGACGGGGCCATATCGAGGAGGCGGGCGGCCTCGAGTTGCGAGACGCCCGCGGCTATCAACTCCCCGGCAATCGCCGCCCGTATCGCCGGCAGCACGTCCCAAACGATTAACTGGCACGGTACTTTCATACTATCACAACGTATATACGCAGGAAGA
This window harbors:
- a CDS encoding TIGR00269 family protein; protein product: MAGEAGRCSSPGCTEPAITVLRGTGERLCARHFTASVEGRVRETVEGRGMVQDDDVVVVGLSGGKDSTVLLHVLSRILRGRPVRVVAVTVDEGIAGYREETVQTARAITAACGVEHVIVSFEDFCGSTLDTLVRDLPLHPCTICGVLRRRLLQNAARDLGATRLATGHCLDDEVQSALMNILNGDVRRIMRTGVPDTGAFVPRIKPLRNIPEKEVTMYGIVQGIYTPLPECPYAGEALRSDVRHLLSTLEYRHPGTMVRLMEGYDRLRERVGGCVEAEGVSYCPDCGEPSTGGLCRACELLRDLRTR
- a CDS encoding transcriptional regulator, encoding MKVPCQLIVWDVLPAIRAAIAGELIAAGVSQLEAARLLDMAPSAVSQYISGKRGYRIVFEDEVKESIRSLAVDLKDGKVEDLGKRICGICMQLREGDSQCGM